ATTAGGACGACGGGAATGTGGATAAAGGAAGCAATGTCCCCTGTGTTCTCCATCAGCTTGGTAAAGTTAGGCTCTAGCAGAGCGGCCATAATGGCAGCAGATACGATAGGCTGGGTCTTGAACGTTCTTGAAGCTGAAAACGCTAGCATCAGTGGCAGGAAGAAAAATACGCCGTTGCCTGCGGCAGCAAGAATAGCATAGGTGCTGGAAGCACTGTCCAGCCACTCTAACTGCGTAAGGATAACCAGGATGGCTTTCAGCATCCCTGCACCAGCCAAAGCAGGTACAATCGGCTGGAAAATAGAGCTCATGACGGTAAAAGCACGACTGATGAAATTACCTTCCTTTGCATCAGCCTCTTTCTTTTCATTGCCGCTTTTGACCTGAAGGTTATAATTCTTCGCAATCGTATCATAAACCTCGCTCACATGATTGCCGATCACTACCTGGTACTGCCCTCCGCTTTCGATCACGGAAATAACTCCATCGGAATTTTCCAAAGCCTGTTTGTTGGCTTTTTGCTTGTCCTTGAGTGTAAATCTCAGTCGGGTCATACAATGGTACAGATCACGGATATTTTCTTCTCCGCCTACATTCGTTACAATGAATTTCGCTAATTCATCATGTTTGCTCATAAAGTCTGCCTCCAATGCTCTCTAGTTGATATAAAAAAACCTGAGTAATCTCTGATACCAAAATGCATTTAGTATCGAAATCACTCAGGTAATGCCCACGAATGGTAACACCCTGTTAGTTTTCTGTTCGGTTGACCAATCTGGAAATGTGGATCATCAGATACATCATTTCATCATTGGTTAATTTCTGCTCAAACTGCTTATTCACGTAAACCCCTATTTTTTGTACGCATCTGTGCTCTTCCGGAAATTTAACTTTCAGGTCTTCGAACAGGTTCATGTACTGCGGGTCTGCCGATTCGTGGGCAAAAAGCCGCTGGGCAAAAAATTTAAGATGCGTTACAAATCGGTTGTAATTCCATGAATCTTCATCAAACTCGACATTAAAGTGGTATTTTACAATATCCATAATATCCTTAATGACTTTTGACGTTTTTAGCGTCAGGTCAAGCTTCTGGTTATCCAGACGGGCGTTGACGAAATGCAGGGCAATAAACCCGGCTTCATTTTCATCGAACGTGATATTGATCTTGTTGCGAATCATCTCCAGCGCATGCTTCCCGATCGCGAATTCCTCGCGATAAAACCGCTTGATTTCCCATAGAAACCGGTTTTCAATCGGGGTCCCCCGTTCATGTCGTTCAATGGCAAATGAAATATGGTCAATCAAGGCCAGGTATATATAATCACTAATGTCTCCAGCCAATCTCGGTCTGGCATACTCCACGATTTCATCCGCGATTTCAATACATTCCATCTTCACATCTTTCAGCAAATCCGCCAGCTTGGAGGATAAATCCTGAGTTTTGACGACAAACAGCTTGGTGATTTTCCGCTCATCGATGGTATCTCCCGGCTTCAGGTTGAATGCGATTCCATTCCCTGTCGCAATGACCTCTTGGGCGTTCTCTTCCTCTGCTAATACGACATTGTTGTTAAGCGCTTTCTTCAAAATCATGCGACCACCTGCTTTTATTTACTGGAAGGCCATTTTTTAAAGAGACTCTGTTAAAAAATGTGCATACACTAAAAAACCTGAACAGAATACCGCTTAATAGACGTTATCGCCCATTTACCGGAACTCCATTCAGGTTATGCCTAAAATAGTAACACCCTGAAAATTATAAGATTCATTGTTGTAATCGTTTTCTTGGCTTCATTATAATAGAGTTTCTTTTTTTCTGTCAACCCTTTATTAAAAAAAGCCTTCCAGCCGCTTACTGCGGCTTCGGAGCCCCTGAACGGTTCACAATCCAAATGCCTGCCAGTACTAAAAAAATGCCGAGCAAGGTAGCCGCTTTGAGTTCCTCGTGAAGAAAGATCCAGCCGGATACAACACCGATGATGGGAACCAGCAGAAGCGTAATAGAAGCTTTACTTGCTTCCATTCTGGTGAGAATATGGGTCCACAGCAGGAACGCAAGCGCAGACGCCACAATGCCGGAAAATAAAATATAAAAGATCGACGCTGCGCTAAAGTGCGGCTCCCAGCGTTCAAACAACAGGGAATACAGTAGCAATCCGAGCGTACCGAACGCCATCTGCCAGGTCGTGAACTGTGTTTTATCGCAATGCTGGAGCTTGAGCTTGATAATCAGGTTCGAAAGTGCCCAAGCGATCGCTGAACTCAACCCAAGCAGCATAGCCCACAAATTGCCGCCCAAATGAATGTCCATAGCAAAAAATAGCCCCATGATCCCTGTAGCAATGCCAATCGTTTTGCGTGTATTCAGCCGCTCACCCGGAATCATAAAATGAGCCATAATAGATAAAAACAGCGGCATGCTGTACGTAAGCACAGAGGTTAAGCCAGCATTAATGTAGTTCAGTGATATCTGAATCGCAATATTAAAATAGGTTGTCTGGAGAATCCCGCAGAGTATAATCCATTTCATCGTGTGCCTGTCAGGATTCGGAACCCGTTTCCAAATGAGAATTCCGAACAGGAACAGCGTGCCTGTGAGAAACCGGAAAGCCGCAAATTGGACGGGTTCAAAGGCTCCGTTGCCCCATTTCATAATGACAAAATTAAAGCCCCAGATCAGGCATAAGAGCAGGCTCAAGCCTTTCATGCATCATACGCCTCCGTTTAGAGCACTTCTCCGCCCGATTCAATCACTTTTTTATACCAGTTAAAGCTTTTTTTCTTGTAGCGGTTCAGTGTTCCGTTGCCCAGATCATCCTGATCGACGTAGACGAAGCCGTATCTCTTGGATGCCTGTGAGGTCGAAGCACTGATCATGTCGATTGGACCCCAGGCGGTATAGCCGAACAGGTCCACTCCATCCTCAATCGCTTCCCTCATCTGCTCGATATGTTTTTTCAGATAGTCGATACGGTAATCATCGTTAATCGTGCCGTCGGGGTTCATTTGATCTGTCGCACCCACGCCGTTTTCCGCAATGAACAGTGGCTTCTGGTAGCGGTCATACAGGTAATTCAGCGCATAACGCAATCCCTTGGGATCAATCTGCCAGCCCCATTCAGACTGCTCCAGGTAGGGAT
This DNA window, taken from Paenibacillus kribbensis, encodes the following:
- the licT gene encoding BglG family transcription antiterminator LicT, yielding MILKKALNNNVVLAEEENAQEVIATGNGIAFNLKPGDTIDERKITKLFVVKTQDLSSKLADLLKDVKMECIEIADEIVEYARPRLAGDISDYIYLALIDHISFAIERHERGTPIENRFLWEIKRFYREEFAIGKHALEMIRNKINITFDENEAGFIALHFVNARLDNQKLDLTLKTSKVIKDIMDIVKYHFNVEFDEDSWNYNRFVTHLKFFAQRLFAHESADPQYMNLFEDLKVKFPEEHRCVQKIGVYVNKQFEQKLTNDEMMYLMIHISRLVNRTEN
- a CDS encoding DMT family transporter → MKGLSLLLCLIWGFNFVIMKWGNGAFEPVQFAAFRFLTGTLFLFGILIWKRVPNPDRHTMKWIILCGILQTTYFNIAIQISLNYINAGLTSVLTYSMPLFLSIMAHFMIPGERLNTRKTIGIATGIMGLFFAMDIHLGGNLWAMLLGLSSAIAWALSNLIIKLKLQHCDKTQFTTWQMAFGTLGLLLYSLLFERWEPHFSAASIFYILFSGIVASALAFLLWTHILTRMEASKASITLLLVPIIGVVSGWIFLHEELKAATLLGIFLVLAGIWIVNRSGAPKPQ